The following proteins are encoded in a genomic region of Hymenobacter siberiensis:
- a CDS encoding tetratricopeptide repeat protein, which produces MSRTLQHFVDQLVALPRPPANARRELSLDTQALFSALLTNEFQAQYGAAGFAQADAVMRQFNEGVLLCRQDQLAAALAELQRGDEQLAALPAALIPYTSLFQLSGWGNYYYKAGEGERAVALLCQGLQLSIELEQQGHHALIYRRIEQLQNIATIYGKQQQYEAAIGLLTSTATFIHAGQATGLFVADWDAARLRQVQALQETTLFNVCRQLAELNTLMLASPTGLPDDYFHCHAGRKLLAGLEVSTYDRTLLYNWLYVKASFYAEGPDAFFANVLTFLADTVAAPRYGVFQANLLAQAASHIRQQATAQREDLLSTVGAVAERARLRAGGRAARMAA; this is translated from the coding sequence ATGAGCCGCACCCTCCAGCACTTCGTCGACCAATTGGTCGCCCTGCCCAGGCCCCCCGCCAATGCCCGGCGCGAACTCTCGCTCGATACGCAGGCGCTTTTCTCCGCATTGCTAACCAATGAATTTCAGGCGCAGTACGGTGCCGCCGGCTTTGCCCAGGCCGATGCGGTGATGCGCCAATTCAACGAAGGAGTGTTGCTGTGCCGCCAGGACCAGCTGGCCGCCGCCCTGGCCGAGCTACAGCGCGGCGACGAACAATTGGCCGCCCTGCCAGCGGCGCTGATACCTTACACTTCACTGTTTCAGCTTTCGGGCTGGGGCAACTATTACTACAAAGCCGGCGAAGGCGAGCGGGCGGTAGCGCTGCTCTGCCAGGGCCTGCAACTGAGTATCGAGCTCGAGCAGCAGGGCCACCACGCCCTCATCTACCGGCGCATCGAGCAGCTGCAAAACATTGCCACCATCTATGGCAAGCAGCAGCAGTACGAAGCCGCCATCGGGCTGCTGACCAGCACGGCGACGTTCATTCACGCGGGGCAGGCCACGGGGCTATTTGTTGCCGATTGGGATGCCGCTCGTTTGCGGCAGGTGCAGGCCTTGCAGGAAACCACGCTTTTCAACGTGTGCCGGCAGCTGGCCGAGCTCAACACGCTTATGCTGGCCTCCCCAACGGGCCTGCCCGACGACTACTTTCACTGCCACGCGGGCCGCAAGCTACTGGCCGGCCTCGAAGTCAGCACCTACGACCGCACTCTGCTCTACAACTGGCTGTACGTGAAAGCGTCATTCTATGCAGAAGGGCCGGATGCCTTCTTCGCTAATGTGCTGACTTTTCTTGCCGACACCGTTGCCGCCCCGCGCTATGGGGTTTTCCAGGCCAACCTGCTAGCCCAGGCAGCCAGCCACATCCGGCAGCAAGCCACTGCCCAGCGCGAGGACCTGCTGAGTACCGTGGGAGCCGTGGCCGAACGCGCCCGCCTGCGGGCCGGCGGCCGGGCCGCGCGCATGGCCGCGTAG